A window from Zavarzinia compransoris encodes these proteins:
- a CDS encoding cytochrome c oxidase subunit 3: MTARLVPTRSGTDGRREPPGGIGIWILLAVDTLVFLTLFGSFAADRLAAPVEFAAARGRLDPLPGLVNTLVLLTSSWAMAAAVLEARAGRAARAALLLRGAMAWGALFMVVKGFEYRHSAAAALAVPGDFFGYYFAITILHLFHVVAGIVAIHVFAGRLARCGQAPGLEALGIYWHVVDVLWLVIFPLLYLI; encoded by the coding sequence ATGACAGCTCGGCTTGTACCAACGCGGTCCGGGACGGACGGCCGGCGCGAACCGCCGGGCGGGATCGGCATCTGGATCCTGCTCGCCGTCGATACGCTCGTCTTTCTCACCCTGTTCGGCAGTTTCGCCGCCGACAGGCTTGCGGCCCCGGTCGAATTCGCCGCGGCCCGCGGCCGCCTCGACCCGCTTCCCGGGCTGGTCAATACGCTGGTCCTGCTGACGAGTTCCTGGGCCATGGCCGCTGCCGTCCTCGAGGCGCGGGCCGGCCGCGCCGCGCGGGCCGCCCTGCTGCTGCGCGGGGCCATGGCCTGGGGGGCCCTGTTCATGGTCGTGAAGGGGTTCGAATACCGCCATTCGGCGGCGGCGGCCCTGGCCGTTCCCGGCGATTTCTTCGGCTATTATTTCGCGATCACGATATTGCACCTGTTCCATGTCGTCGCCGGGATCGTCGCGATCCATGTCTTCGCCGGCCGTCTCGCGAGATGCGGCCAGGCGCCCGGGCTCGAGGCCCTCGGCATCTACTGGCATGTCGTCGACGTGCTGTGGCTCGTCATCTTCCCCCTTCTCTATCTGATCTGA
- a CDS encoding AMP-binding protein has translation MTALTRLSDVYRLRDPAWAERPAVRLGAGVLSFAALDRLTNRIAQALIRDGIAPGTRVAILDKNGLLYPALVGGILKAGAVVLPVNFRLAADEVAFTLDDGAAALVFVGPEHGGPDHGALAAGLSCRAVEVAGLDAWLGTVPDTDPDLPGAGDGDVVQLYTSGTTGRPKGVCHLDRAFCALIGTFARHVALPAAGEEMMVLVPLFHMAGFDLMTFALAQGIGVVLQRDFDAAAALQAVAGGIGALVAVPAIIQMLVEAQARAGADLSPLRRIFYGASAIPEPLLARALAVMGGVEFIQCYGMSETNIITVLQPADHGERGLLAACGRVLPGCAVRIADAAGNEVAPGEIGEITVRAPWLMHRYWRRPEATAETFRDGWLLTGDAGSVDGRGYLFIRDRLKDLIITGAENVYPAEVERVLVEHPAVAEVAVFGVPDTRWGEAVRAAVVLRPAGAATEAEILDFMAGRIARYKLPKSVAFVAALPRNAAGKVLKFRLRQDWLEANS, from the coding sequence ATGACCGCCTTGACGCGATTGTCCGACGTCTATCGCCTGCGCGATCCGGCCTGGGCCGAGCGGCCGGCGGTGCGCCTCGGCGCCGGCGTGTTGAGTTTCGCCGCCCTCGACCGCCTGACCAACCGGATCGCGCAAGCCCTGATCCGTGACGGTATCGCGCCCGGCACGCGGGTGGCCATTCTCGACAAGAACGGCCTGCTCTACCCGGCCCTGGTCGGCGGCATCCTGAAGGCGGGCGCCGTGGTTCTGCCGGTGAATTTCCGCCTTGCGGCGGACGAGGTCGCCTTCACCCTCGACGACGGCGCGGCCGCCCTCGTCTTCGTCGGGCCAGAACATGGGGGGCCAGACCATGGTGCCCTGGCCGCCGGCCTGTCTTGCCGCGCCGTCGAGGTGGCGGGGCTGGATGCCTGGCTCGGCACCGTGCCGGACACGGACCCGGACCTGCCGGGCGCGGGTGACGGCGACGTCGTCCAGCTTTATACCAGCGGCACCACCGGCCGGCCCAAGGGCGTCTGCCACCTCGATCGCGCCTTCTGCGCCCTGATCGGGACCTTCGCCCGGCATGTCGCCCTGCCCGCGGCGGGGGAGGAGATGATGGTGCTCGTCCCCCTGTTCCACATGGCGGGCTTCGACCTGATGACCTTCGCCCTGGCACAGGGGATCGGCGTCGTCCTGCAACGGGATTTCGATGCGGCGGCGGCCTTGCAGGCGGTGGCCGGCGGCATCGGCGCCCTGGTCGCGGTACCGGCCATCATCCAGATGCTGGTCGAGGCGCAAGCGCGGGCGGGCGCCGATCTCAGCCCCCTGCGGCGCATCTTCTACGGTGCTTCCGCCATCCCGGAACCCTTGCTGGCGCGGGCGCTGGCGGTCATGGGCGGGGTCGAGTTCATCCAGTGCTACGGCATGAGCGAGACCAATATCATCACCGTCCTGCAACCGGCGGACCATGGCGAGCGCGGCCTGCTGGCCGCCTGCGGGCGGGTGCTGCCCGGCTGCGCCGTCCGCATCGCCGATGCCGCGGGCAACGAAGTGGCCCCGGGCGAGATCGGCGAGATCACGGTGCGGGCGCCCTGGCTCATGCATCGCTACTGGCGCCGGCCGGAAGCGACGGCGGAAACCTTCCGCGACGGCTGGCTGCTGACCGGCGATGCCGGCTCGGTCGACGGGCGGGGCTATCTCTTCATCCGTGACCGGCTGAAGGACCTGATCATCACCGGCGCCGAAAACGTCTACCCGGCGGAAGTGGAGCGCGTCCTGGTCGAGCATCCGGCGGTGGCCGAGGTCGCGGTCTTCGGCGTTCCCGACACGCGTTGGGGCGAGGCGGTGCGCGCCGCCGTCGTGCTGCGCCCGGCAGGGGCGGCGACGGAGGCGGAAATCCTGGACTTCATGGCCGGGCGGATCGCCCGCTACAAATTGCCGAAATCGGTCGCCTTCGTCGCCGCCCTGCCACGCAATGCCGCCGGCAAGGTGCTGAAGTTCCGCCTGCGCCAGGACTGGCTGGAGGCCAATTCCTAA
- a CDS encoding enoyl-CoA hydratase/isomerase family protein translates to MTILYDQPAAGVAVITLNRPDALNSLDGSLRRDLQAALMRAGHDKAVRAVVLTGAGRAFCSGTDLREVHEEKTIEDLVNVEYGGLLESIATMNKPVIAAVNGLATGIGVAFALVSDLVVMGEDAYFCSVFSNIGLLPDGGLSVLLVRQLGYHRAYQLAIEAERIPAARCLELGLANRIAAPDAVAAEAIAWAGRLAERAPLALGLTKQSFRAAALNTLREGIALEAKLQDRAAASADFKEGVRALFEKRRPVFTGA, encoded by the coding sequence ATGACCATTCTCTACGACCAGCCGGCGGCCGGCGTCGCCGTCATCACCCTGAACCGGCCGGACGCCCTGAATTCGCTGGACGGCAGCCTGCGCCGCGACCTGCAGGCGGCGCTGATGCGGGCCGGCCACGACAAGGCGGTGCGCGCGGTCGTCCTCACCGGGGCGGGGCGGGCCTTCTGCTCCGGCACCGACCTTCGCGAGGTGCACGAGGAGAAGACGATCGAGGATCTGGTCAATGTCGAATACGGCGGCCTGCTCGAGAGTATCGCGACCATGAACAAGCCGGTGATCGCCGCCGTCAACGGCCTCGCCACCGGGATCGGCGTCGCTTTCGCCCTGGTCTCCGACCTCGTGGTGATGGGCGAGGATGCCTATTTCTGTTCCGTCTTCTCCAATATCGGCCTGCTGCCGGACGGCGGGCTGTCGGTGCTCCTGGTGCGCCAGCTCGGCTATCACCGGGCCTATCAGCTGGCGATCGAGGCGGAGCGCATCCCGGCGGCGCGCTGCCTCGAGCTTGGCCTCGCCAACCGGATCGCGGCGCCCGACGCGGTGGCGGCCGAGGCGATCGCCTGGGCCGGGCGCCTGGCCGAACGGGCGCCGCTCGCCCTCGGCCTGACCAAGCAGAGCTTCCGGGCCGCGGCCCTGAACACCCTTCGCGAAGGGATCGCGCTCGAAGCCAAGCTCCAGGACCGGGCGGCGGCCAGCGCCGATTTCAAGGAGGGTGTGCGCGCCCTGTTCGAGAAGCGCCGCCCGGTGTTCACCGGTGCCTGA
- a CDS encoding PaaI family thioesterase yields the protein MPEPAPAPPGFAAYDLPDFMALVGPLYRRVADGRFQVGFRIAQRHCNPGGICHGGMIMTVMDVALGEQVLLAAGRGAAFTPTVTLSTEFLAPGRLGDWIESEAVLTHVDGGIGFAQARLCGPQGPVAQGRAVFRVRD from the coding sequence GTGCCTGAGCCGGCGCCGGCGCCGCCCGGCTTCGCGGCCTATGACCTGCCGGATTTCATGGCGCTGGTCGGCCCGCTCTACCGCCGGGTGGCGGACGGGCGGTTCCAGGTCGGCTTTCGCATCGCCCAGCGCCACTGCAACCCGGGCGGTATCTGCCACGGCGGCATGATCATGACCGTGATGGATGTCGCCCTCGGCGAACAGGTGCTGCTCGCGGCCGGCCGGGGCGCCGCCTTCACGCCCACGGTCACCCTGTCGACGGAATTCCTCGCCCCCGGCCGGCTCGGCGACTGGATCGAGAGCGAGGCGGTGCTGACCCATGTCGACGGCGGCATCGGCTTCGCCCAGGCGCGGCTGTGCGGGCCCCAGGGCCCGGTCGCCCAGGGGCGGGCGGTCTTTCGCGTCCGGGACTGA
- a CDS encoding 3-hydroxyacyl-CoA dehydrogenase NAD-binding domain-containing protein: protein MRDATYDLGTDGIATVSFDMAGRPVNVMNDDFSAALDEILARLEADRAALKGVIVTSAKATFVAGGDIEKLLALRHQGYHAARQFFDGLKARLRRLETLGVPVVAALNGSALGGGLELALACHRRIAVDDRKIQFAFPEVTLGILPGAGGVVRSVRMLGLLKALPLLTEGRRLDPREALAQGLVDELAADPADLLARARAWLATGPEAAQPWERKGYAIPGGSMFSGENAPMLSVFPAMIFKKTRGLLPAAERILAVAAESTQIGFDAAMAVETRGFLDLLLNPVTENLITSMFFQMNEINGGASRPKGPGKAKVARIGVLGAGMMGRGIAFAAATAGIEVVLRDVTEAAAEAGKAYSADILARRVAKGSLTGAARDETLARIRPTAAIADMAGCDLVIEAVFEDVALKQSVLREAEAVLGPEAVVATNTSTLPITLLAAGVARPANFIGLHFFSPVDKMNIVEIICGTATGDECLARAFDFVQQIRKTPIVVRDSRGFYTSRVFSVFADEGDILLKEGVAPILIENLAKQAGMPVGPLSVQDEVMMSMLLRAQRTNQDLDAQLGDDYAKSFGVCGELCALMCDQGRPGRLEGAGFYDYFPDGSKRIWPGLRELFGGDNPMPHRDVQDRLMFRMVIEALKCLDEGVVTSLRDGNIGSILAFGFPVHTGGVFQYAISRGIGAFLERARELAALYGERFLPPAGIEARLQPDDASRRVA from the coding sequence ATGCGCGACGCTACCTACGACCTCGGCACCGACGGCATCGCCACGGTGAGCTTCGACATGGCCGGCCGGCCGGTCAATGTCATGAACGACGATTTCTCGGCCGCGCTGGACGAGATCCTGGCCCGGCTCGAGGCCGACAGGGCGGCACTGAAGGGCGTTATCGTCACCTCGGCGAAGGCGACCTTCGTCGCCGGCGGCGACATCGAGAAACTGCTGGCGTTGCGCCACCAGGGCTATCATGCCGCCCGGCAGTTCTTCGACGGCCTGAAGGCGCGCCTGCGCCGGCTCGAAACCCTGGGCGTGCCCGTGGTCGCGGCGCTGAACGGCTCGGCACTGGGCGGCGGCCTCGAACTGGCGCTCGCCTGCCATCGCCGCATCGCCGTCGACGACCGCAAGATCCAGTTCGCCTTTCCCGAGGTCACCCTCGGCATCCTGCCCGGCGCCGGCGGCGTGGTCCGCAGCGTCCGCATGCTCGGCCTGCTGAAGGCGCTGCCGCTGCTGACCGAGGGCCGCCGCCTGGACCCGCGCGAAGCCTTGGCGCAGGGCCTGGTCGACGAACTGGCGGCCGATCCCGCCGATCTTCTCGCCCGCGCCCGGGCCTGGCTCGCGACCGGCCCGGAGGCGGCGCAGCCCTGGGAGCGAAAGGGTTACGCCATTCCCGGCGGCTCGATGTTCTCGGGCGAGAATGCGCCCATGCTGTCGGTCTTCCCGGCGATGATCTTCAAGAAGACCCGGGGCCTGCTGCCGGCGGCCGAGCGCATCCTGGCGGTGGCCGCGGAATCGACCCAGATCGGCTTCGACGCCGCCATGGCGGTGGAGACGCGGGGCTTCCTCGACCTGCTGCTGAACCCGGTGACCGAGAACCTGATCACCAGCATGTTCTTCCAGATGAACGAGATCAACGGCGGCGCCAGCCGGCCCAAGGGCCCGGGCAAGGCCAAGGTCGCGCGCATCGGCGTGCTCGGCGCGGGCATGATGGGGCGCGGCATCGCCTTTGCCGCCGCCACCGCCGGCATCGAAGTGGTGCTGCGCGACGTCACCGAGGCGGCGGCGGAAGCGGGCAAGGCCTATAGCGCCGATATCCTGGCCCGGCGCGTCGCCAAGGGCAGCCTGACCGGGGCGGCGCGGGACGAGACGCTGGCCCGCATCAGGCCGACCGCGGCGATCGCCGACATGGCCGGCTGCGACCTCGTGATCGAGGCGGTGTTCGAGGATGTCGCCCTCAAGCAATCGGTGCTGCGCGAGGCGGAAGCCGTGCTCGGCCCCGAGGCGGTGGTGGCGACCAATACTTCGACCCTGCCCATCACCCTGCTGGCGGCGGGGGTGGCGCGGCCGGCGAATTTCATCGGCCTGCATTTCTTCTCGCCGGTCGACAAGATGAACATCGTCGAGATCATCTGCGGCACGGCGACCGGCGACGAATGCCTGGCCCGCGCCTTCGACTTCGTGCAGCAGATCCGGAAGACGCCGATCGTGGTCCGTGACAGCCGCGGTTTCTATACCTCGCGCGTGTTCAGCGTCTTCGCCGACGAGGGCGACATCCTGCTGAAGGAAGGCGTCGCCCCCATCCTGATCGAGAATCTGGCGAAACAGGCCGGCATGCCGGTCGGTCCCCTGTCGGTCCAGGACGAGGTGATGATGTCCATGCTGCTGCGGGCGCAGCGCACCAACCAGGACCTCGACGCCCAGCTCGGCGACGATTACGCGAAGAGTTTCGGCGTCTGCGGCGAACTATGCGCCCTGATGTGCGACCAGGGCCGTCCCGGCCGGCTGGAGGGGGCGGGCTTCTACGACTATTTCCCCGACGGCAGCAAGCGGATCTGGCCGGGCCTGCGCGAGCTTTTCGGCGGCGACAACCCGATGCCGCATCGCGACGTGCAGGACCGCCTGATGTTCCGCATGGTGATCGAAGCCCTGAAATGCCTGGACGAAGGCGTGGTCACCAGCCTGCGCGACGGCAATATCGGCTCGATCCTCGCCTTCGGCTTCCCGGTCCATACCGGCGGCGTGTTCCAATATGCGATTTCGCGCGGCATCGGGGCCTTCCTCGAACGGGCGCGGGAACTGGCCGCGCTCTACGGCGAGCGCTTCCTGCCGCCGGCAGGGATCGAGGCCCGGTTGCAGCCGGACGATGCGTCGCGCCGGGTGGCGTGA
- a CDS encoding acyl-CoA dehydrogenase family protein — protein sequence MIDLDAAYLSEEHRMLRQQLRRFIETEVRPAAPAWEEAGRIPPDVFRRMGELGFLGLSMPAELGGAGFDTLGSVVFGEELGRSGFGGFGAAVTDHADIAAPVLRRNGTAEQKARYLPDVIAGRRLMGLGVTEPGGGSDLVAMKTVARRDGDHYILNGQKTFITNALSADLFVTVARTDPEAKGAAGFSLFLVEKGTPGFSIGAGFRKTGWLCSDMSDLFFDDCSLPAENLLGPEHRGFYLMMQGIEHERLSIGSQCIGLAERAVEITLRWLKERPAYRRTLWDLQAVRHEMAAISADLAAAKLLVYHAAARKSRGEDARLESTMVKALAPERLKAAVDRCVQLHGGLGYMREAEIERIWRDTRPHSLGGGASHVMLDEIAKLL from the coding sequence ATGATCGATCTCGATGCCGCCTATCTTTCCGAGGAACACCGCATGCTGCGCCAGCAATTGCGCCGCTTCATCGAGACCGAGGTGCGCCCCGCCGCCCCGGCCTGGGAAGAGGCGGGCCGCATCCCGCCGGACGTGTTCCGGCGCATGGGCGAGCTTGGCTTTCTCGGCCTGTCGATGCCGGCCGAACTGGGCGGCGCCGGCTTCGACACCCTCGGCTCGGTCGTCTTCGGCGAGGAACTGGGGCGGTCCGGCTTCGGCGGCTTCGGCGCCGCGGTCACCGACCATGCCGATATCGCCGCCCCGGTCCTGCGCCGCAACGGCACGGCGGAACAGAAGGCCCGCTATCTTCCCGACGTCATCGCCGGCCGCCGGCTGATGGGCCTCGGCGTCACCGAACCGGGCGGCGGTTCCGATCTCGTCGCCATGAAGACGGTGGCCCGGCGCGATGGCGACCATTACATCCTGAACGGCCAGAAGACCTTCATCACCAATGCGCTCAGCGCCGATCTCTTCGTCACCGTGGCCCGCACCGATCCGGAGGCGAAGGGCGCCGCCGGCTTTTCCCTGTTCCTGGTCGAGAAGGGAACCCCCGGCTTCTCCATCGGCGCCGGCTTCCGCAAGACCGGCTGGCTGTGCTCCGACATGAGCGACCTGTTCTTCGACGACTGCAGCCTGCCGGCGGAAAACCTGCTGGGGCCGGAGCATCGCGGCTTCTACCTGATGATGCAGGGGATCGAGCACGAGCGCCTGTCGATCGGCAGCCAATGCATCGGCCTGGCCGAACGGGCGGTCGAGATCACGCTGCGCTGGCTGAAGGAGCGCCCGGCCTATCGCCGCACCCTGTGGGACCTGCAGGCCGTGCGCCATGAAATGGCGGCGATCAGCGCCGACCTGGCGGCGGCGAAACTGCTGGTCTATCACGCCGCGGCCCGCAAGAGCCGGGGCGAGGACGCCCGCCTCGAATCGACCATGGTGAAGGCGCTGGCGCCCGAGCGGCTGAAAGCGGCCGTCGATCGCTGCGTGCAGCTGCACGGCGGCCTCGGCTACATGCGCGAGGCCGAGATCGAGCGGATCTGGCGCGACACCCGCCCCCATTCGCTGGGCGGCGGCGCCTCGCACGTCATGCTCGACGAGATCGCCAAGCTGCTGTGA
- a CDS encoding cytochrome C oxidase subunit IV family protein — MKELGIVWIVLAGLTGGTAWLFEHPGLAWSLPAIAGVAAVKAALVMHYFMDLRLAPWGLRLAAGLWLAAALAVMLSGGVTL, encoded by the coding sequence ATGAAGGAACTGGGCATCGTCTGGATCGTCCTCGCCGGCCTGACCGGCGGCACGGCCTGGCTGTTCGAGCACCCGGGCCTCGCCTGGTCCCTGCCGGCGATCGCCGGGGTCGCCGCGGTCAAGGCGGCGCTGGTCATGCATTACTTCATGGACTTGCGGCTTGCGCCCTGGGGCTTGCGCCTTGCCGCCGGCCTGTGGCTGGCCGCCGCCCTGGCCGTCATGCTCAGCGGGGGCGTGACCCTGTAG
- a CDS encoding enoyl-CoA hydratase/isomerase family protein yields the protein MTDTPPAARLDLDGTGLAVITLNRGERGNPFGFEMARALRDIALTCDGDPAIRAVLLKAEGRNFCVGGDLNTFAAAGSLSRAVQDMVFDFHGALAKLARMRSPLIVAVQGAAAGVGVSLVGLADLVVAGASAHFTTAYGAIGFSTDGGMSYTLPRLIGLRRFQELYLTNRRLGAAEAQAIGLITEVVPDETVQDRALALARQIAAGPTVAYGKLRHLLLASYGNDFEGHLEMEARLLAEACRSDDVQEGIAAVLARRRPAFQGR from the coding sequence ATGACCGACACACCGCCCGCCGCCCGCCTCGACCTCGACGGCACCGGCCTTGCCGTCATCACCCTGAACCGGGGCGAGCGGGGCAACCCCTTCGGTTTCGAGATGGCCAGGGCGCTTCGCGACATCGCCCTGACCTGCGACGGCGATCCGGCGATCCGTGCCGTCCTGCTCAAGGCCGAGGGGCGGAATTTCTGCGTCGGCGGCGATCTCAACACTTTCGCCGCCGCCGGCAGCCTGTCCCGCGCGGTCCAGGACATGGTGTTCGATTTCCACGGCGCCCTGGCGAAACTGGCGCGCATGCGCAGCCCCCTGATCGTCGCCGTGCAGGGGGCCGCGGCCGGGGTCGGGGTTTCCCTGGTCGGGCTGGCCGATCTCGTCGTCGCCGGCGCCTCCGCCCATTTCACCACCGCCTATGGCGCCATCGGCTTTTCGACCGACGGCGGCATGAGCTACACCCTGCCCCGGCTGATCGGGCTGCGGCGGTTCCAGGAACTTTATCTGACCAACCGCCGCCTCGGCGCCGCCGAGGCCCAGGCGATCGGCCTGATCACCGAGGTCGTGCCGGACGAGACGGTGCAGGACCGCGCCCTGGCGCTAGCCCGGCAGATCGCGGCGGGGCCGACCGTCGCCTATGGCAAGCTGCGGCACTTGCTGCTGGCCAGCTATGGCAATGATTTCGAGGGCCATCTCGAAATGGAGGCGCGCCTCCTGGCCGAGGCCTGCCGCAGCGACGACGTGCAGGAAGGCATCGCCGCCGTCCTCGCCCGCCGCCGCCCGGCCTTCCAGGGCCGCTGA
- a CDS encoding NAD(P)H-dependent oxidoreductase, which yields MNVLIVYAHMEPQSFNAALLARARAVCAARGWPVEVSDLYAMNFDPVARPTDFTARHDPDFMRYDKEQRAALPAMGFAPDIAAEIEKLRRCDLLILQFPLWWFSVPAIMKGWIDRVFALDFAYGGGRWYDKGGLAGKRALIATTTAAFGQMLAPDGINGDLEVNLWPLQNGVLAFCGFDVMRPFLAHAVPYVDDAARRDMLEAFAARLDGIDGETPMAFHRRDDFDRQWRLKPEVEPRTVGHYFARVPPAVRAKLGR from the coding sequence ATGAACGTCCTGATCGTCTATGCGCATATGGAACCGCAATCGTTCAACGCCGCCCTGCTGGCCCGGGCGCGGGCGGTCTGCGCCGCCAGGGGCTGGCCGGTGGAGGTTTCCGACCTCTATGCGATGAATTTCGATCCGGTCGCCCGCCCGACGGATTTCACCGCCCGCCACGACCCGGATTTCATGCGCTACGACAAGGAACAGCGCGCGGCCCTGCCGGCCATGGGCTTTGCCCCCGACATCGCCGCCGAGATCGAGAAGCTGCGCCGCTGCGACCTGCTGATCCTGCAATTTCCGCTGTGGTGGTTTTCGGTGCCGGCGATCATGAAAGGCTGGATCGACCGGGTCTTCGCCCTCGATTTCGCCTATGGCGGCGGGCGCTGGTACGACAAGGGCGGCCTTGCCGGCAAGCGCGCCCTGATCGCGACCACGACCGCCGCCTTCGGCCAGATGCTGGCGCCGGACGGCATCAACGGCGATCTCGAGGTCAATCTCTGGCCGTTGCAGAACGGCGTCCTCGCCTTCTGCGGCTTCGACGTCATGCGGCCCTTCCTCGCCCATGCCGTGCCCTATGTCGACGATGCCGCCCGGCGCGACATGCTGGAGGCCTTCGCCGCCCGGCTGGACGGGATCGATGGCGAGACCCCCATGGCCTTCCACCGGCGCGACGATTTCGACCGCCAGTGGCGCCTGAAGCCCGAGGTGGAGCCCCGCACCGTCGGCCATTATTTCGCCCGGGTTCCGCCCGCGGTCCGGGCGAAACTCGGGCGCTGA
- a CDS encoding PaaI family thioesterase: MRGFPFGRAEEHLRHVPMVAALGLRFLALGPGRASMAMPPVAATRGTADGPPHAGAVVALLDHLSSCAVFAALDRYRPTATLDLRLDFMAPPDVPGEITAGAECLALDGDVAHVRAEARQADGRLVALSTAVFMIGNFPGTSAAEDDLAQPGGPAALPPADMLFPALCRIEDDADGYRLQPCRHLIGATPLPALHGGAIGALLLEAATRAGRGRRLRSLSIHYLRPAPAGPLLAAVRTERDGRRAASLALAALERAGGPALALGRASLAD; encoded by the coding sequence ATGCGTGGCTTTCCCTTCGGCCGGGCCGAGGAGCATCTTCGCCATGTGCCGATGGTCGCGGCGCTCGGCCTGCGCTTCCTGGCGCTGGGGCCGGGCCGGGCGAGCATGGCCATGCCGCCCGTAGCGGCGACGCGCGGCACGGCGGACGGGCCGCCCCATGCCGGCGCCGTCGTCGCCCTGCTGGACCATCTGTCGAGCTGCGCGGTCTTCGCCGCCCTGGACCGCTATCGCCCGACCGCGACCCTCGACCTCCGTCTCGATTTCATGGCGCCCCCGGATGTCCCGGGCGAGATCACCGCGGGCGCCGAATGCCTGGCCCTCGACGGCGACGTCGCCCATGTCCGGGCCGAGGCGCGGCAGGCGGACGGGCGGCTGGTCGCCCTGTCGACCGCGGTCTTCATGATCGGCAATTTCCCCGGCACCTCGGCGGCCGAGGACGACCTCGCGCAGCCGGGCGGGCCCGCCGCCCTGCCGCCGGCGGACATGCTGTTTCCCGCGCTGTGCCGGATCGAGGACGATGCGGACGGCTACCGCCTGCAGCCGTGCCGGCACCTGATCGGGGCGACGCCCCTGCCGGCGCTGCACGGCGGCGCCATCGGCGCGCTGCTGCTCGAAGCCGCGACCCGCGCCGGCCGGGGCCGCCGCCTGCGCAGCCTGTCGATCCACTACCTGCGCCCGGCCCCGGCCGGCCCCCTGCTGGCCGCGGTGCGGACGGAACGGGACGGCCGGCGCGCCGCCAGCCTTGCCCTTGCCGCCCTGGAGCGGGCGGGCGGCCCGGCCCTCGCCCTCGGCCGGGCTTCCCTCGCGGATTAG
- a CDS encoding DUF4386 family protein, with protein sequence MVTIEALSGSATRRLSWDTRVWKFCAWMGPVYIVGSVIGFALIAGFMPPPAAHWGPQAVADFYTANSLGIRIGMVITLLFQPLYIVFAVAIAQLMRKAEGRSAALSTMQLIGAVLTWVIIVVALFLWLTAAFRPELRTPQDIMLLNDLGWITIDVQITCTLLQYIPFAVLFLRDRRAAPIVPAWLCWLTFAVGALYISDTMVPFFTTGPLAWNGLISFWAVYIMFFVWIIPVACYVIRGVDRFAEWED encoded by the coding sequence ATGGTTACGATCGAAGCCTTGAGCGGCAGCGCGACGCGGCGCCTGTCGTGGGATACGCGGGTGTGGAAATTCTGCGCCTGGATGGGGCCGGTCTATATCGTCGGCTCGGTGATCGGCTTTGCCCTGATCGCCGGCTTCATGCCGCCGCCCGCCGCCCATTGGGGGCCGCAGGCGGTGGCGGACTTCTACACCGCCAACAGCCTGGGCATCCGCATCGGCATGGTGATCACCCTGCTGTTCCAGCCCCTCTACATCGTGTTCGCCGTCGCCATCGCCCAATTGATGCGCAAGGCCGAGGGCCGGTCGGCGGCACTGTCGACCATGCAGCTGATCGGCGCGGTGCTGACCTGGGTGATCATCGTCGTCGCCCTGTTCCTGTGGCTGACGGCGGCGTTCCGGCCCGAACTGCGCACGCCGCAGGACATCATGCTCCTGAACGATCTCGGCTGGATCACCATCGACGTGCAGATCACCTGCACCCTGCTCCAGTATATTCCCTTCGCCGTCCTGTTCCTGCGCGACCGGCGGGCAGCGCCGATCGTGCCGGCATGGCTGTGCTGGCTCACCTTCGCGGTCGGCGCGCTCTATATCTCCGACACGATGGTGCCCTTCTTCACCACCGGCCCCCTGGCCTGGAACGGCCTGATTTCCTTCTGGGCCGTCTACATCATGTTCTTCGTCTGGATCATTCCGGTCGCCTGCTACGTCATCCGCGGCGTCGACCGTTTCGCCGAGTGGGAGGACTGA